Part of the Chroogloeocystis siderophila 5.2 s.c.1 genome, GCGGCGATATTAACAATCAACGTGTATTTGCTGCAATTGATATTGATTCGGGTGTTCCTGATGGCTTAACAGTAGATCGCGACGGGTGCATTTGGTCAGCAATTTGGGATGGCTGGTGCGTTGTCAAATTCGATCCTACAGGAACAGAGATGGCGCGTATTTCTATGCCTGTGCAGCGCCCTACGTGTTGTGTTTTTGGTAATCAAGATTTAGCAACACTTTACATTACAACTGCGTCAGTCGGTTTGAGTGAAGAAGAAATTCAAAAAAGCTTCTATTCAGGAGACTTATTTAGCCTCGCTACGAATACTTCGGGTATGCCTACTTACGAATTTGCAGGGTAAAGGATGAACGCTATAGTCAAAGGTATTTTACGTCGGTGGATTGCCATTGGTTTGAGTTTTGTTTTGGCGATCGCACTTTCGGGTTGTAATCCTGCTAATTTTGAAACAGTAGCCGCACAAGTTCCCCAAATTGTCGTTAGTGTCCTCAGCGATCCGAAAACTTTTAACTATGCACTGAATCAAGAGTCCCCAAATATTTTTGGCTTGACCTACGACGGTTTAGTCACAGAGAATCCGCTGACTGGTGCAGTTGAACCAGCTTTAGCCGAATCGTGGGAGATTGCTGAAGATAACTTAAGAATTACCTTTACGTTACGCGAAGGATTAAGATGGTCTGACGGAGAACCATTAACTGCTGATGATGTAGATTTTACCTACAACAGCGTTTATCTTAACGAAGCGATTCCCACTGATACTAGAGATATTTTACGTATTGGTGAGAGTAGACAATTACCAAGCGTTCGTCAACTTGATGCGCGTCGAGTAGAATTTACCACCCCAGAACCTTTTGCACCTTTTTTACGGATTACAGGTTTACCTATTTTACCTGCTCATGCTTTGCGCGAAGCAGTCGAAACCAAAGATTCGCAGGGAAACCCTCGATTTTTAACAACATGGGGAGTTGATACACCACCACAGCAAATTATTGTGAATGGTCCTTATCAGCTTGAGGAATATGTCACTAGTCAGCGTGTTGTCTATCGACGTAATCCTTACTATTGGCGGCGAGATTTTCAAGGCAATCCACAACCTTATGTTGAACGGCTCATTTGGCAAATTGTAGAATCCACTGATACATCTTTGATTCAATTTCGTTCGCAAGGCTTAGATTCTGTCGGAGTGACACCTGAATACTTTTCACTCCTCAAACGTGAAGAAGATCGCGGCAGATTTACAATATACGAAGATGGTCCTGCACCTGGAACCAACTTTATCTCGTTCAACCTTAATAAAGGTCGCAGAAATGGTCGTCCATTAGTCGATCCAATCAAGTCGCGGTGGTTTAATTCTCCAGACTTTAGACGGGCAATCGCCTACGGAATTGATCGTCAACGGATGATTAATAATATCTTTCGCGGTTTGGGAGAATTGCAGAATTCCCCGATTTCTGTACAAAGTCCCTATTACCTGTCACCAGAGGAAGGACTAAAAGTATATGAATACGATCCTGATCGCGCAAGAGAATTACTCCGTCAAGCCGGATTTCAGTACAATAGTGCCGGACAGTTGCTTGATGCTGAGGGTAATCGCGTCCGCTTCTCATTAATTACAAACGCAGGTAATCGCATTCGAGAAGCAATGGGTGCACAAATTAAACAAGACTTGAGCCAAATTGGTATTCAGGTTGACTTTAATCCGATTGCTTTTAGCGTTTTAGTAGATCGCCTTTCAAATACGCTTGATTGGGATTGTCATTTATTAGGCTTTACTGGTGGGATTGAACCTAACGATGGCGCTAATATTTGGTCAGTTGAGGGTGGTTTGCACAGTTTCAACCAAACACCACCTCCAGGACAACCACCACTCGAAGGACGAGAAGTTGCAGACTGGGAACAGCAAATTTCCGATCTTTATATTGATGCAGCGCAGGAGTTAGACGAGTCACGACGCAAAGCAATTTATGCTGAAACTCAGCAATTAACGCAAGAATATTTACCGTTTATTTATCTTGTGAATCCTTTAGCCATGACAGCGGTACGCGATCGCATTCAAGG contains:
- a CDS encoding ABC transporter substrate-binding protein is translated as MNAIVKGILRRWIAIGLSFVLAIALSGCNPANFETVAAQVPQIVVSVLSDPKTFNYALNQESPNIFGLTYDGLVTENPLTGAVEPALAESWEIAEDNLRITFTLREGLRWSDGEPLTADDVDFTYNSVYLNEAIPTDTRDILRIGESRQLPSVRQLDARRVEFTTPEPFAPFLRITGLPILPAHALREAVETKDSQGNPRFLTTWGVDTPPQQIIVNGPYQLEEYVTSQRVVYRRNPYYWRRDFQGNPQPYVERLIWQIVESTDTSLIQFRSQGLDSVGVTPEYFSLLKREEDRGRFTIYEDGPAPGTNFISFNLNKGRRNGRPLVDPIKSRWFNSPDFRRAIAYGIDRQRMINNIFRGLGELQNSPISVQSPYYLSPEEGLKVYEYDPDRARELLRQAGFQYNSAGQLLDAEGNRVRFSLITNAGNRIREAMGAQIKQDLSQIGIQVDFNPIAFSVLVDRLSNTLDWDCHLLGFTGGIEPNDGANIWSVEGGLHSFNQTPPPGQPPLEGREVADWEQQISDLYIDAAQELDESRRKAIYAETQQLTQEYLPFIYLVNPLAMTAVRDRIQGVQYSALGGAFWNIHELRIVD